The following proteins come from a genomic window of Alosa sapidissima isolate fAloSap1 chromosome 22, fAloSap1.pri, whole genome shotgun sequence:
- the metap2a gene encoding methionine aminopeptidase 2 encodes MADVERLREEGEKAAAEATLLNGEAGEKDEADPGEETAKRRRKKKKKSKSAAPAAGHTEVDGDGVCDVSKQLEQQTLEEKEKEGDDDGGEEDGEEGENSAGKKKKKKKKKKAGPKVQTDPPSVPMCELYPSGVFPLGQECEYPPSQDGRSAAWRATSEEKRAMDKANEEMWSDYRQAAEAHRQVRQYVRSWIRPGMAMIDICERLENCSRTLIKEDGLNAGLAFPTGCSLNNCAAHYTPNAGDPTVLQYDDVCKIDFGTHINGRIIDCAFTVTFNPKYDRLLEAVKDATDTGIRIAGIDVRLCDVGESIQEVMESYEVEIDGKTFQVKPIRNLNGHSIGQYRIHAGKTVPIVKGGEATRMEENEVYAIETFGSTGKGVVHDDMECSHYMKNFDVGHVPIRLPRAKHLLNVINENFGTLAFCRRWLDRLGESKYLMALKNLCDLGIIDPYPPLCDAKGSHTAQFEHTILLRPTCKEVVSRGDDY; translated from the exons ATGGCGGACGTGGAGCGGCTgcgggaggagggagagaaagcggCGGCAGAGGCGACGCTGCTGAACGGGGAAGCCGGCGAAAAGGATGAAGCCGATCCCGGTGAGGAGACAGCCAAGAGGcggaggaaaaagaaaaagaagagcaAGTCCGCAGCCCCTGCCG CAGGACACACGGAGGTGGATGGTGACGGAGTGTGTGACGTGAGCAAACAGCTGGAGCAGCAGACTctggaagagaaggagaaagaaggggacgatgatggaggagaggagg atggggaggagggagagaactcAGCtgggaaaaagaagaagaagaagaaaaagaagaaagcaGGAC CCAAGGTGCAGACGGACCCCCCCTCTGTGCCCATGTGTGAGTTGTACCCCAGCGGGGTGTTTCCACTGGGCCAGGAGTGTGAATATCCGCCCTCTCAGGatgg TCGCAGTGCGGCCTGGCGCGCCACTAGTGAAGAGAAGCGGGCGATGGATAAGGCCAATGAGGAGATGTGGAGCGATTACAGACAAGCAGCCGAGGCTCACAGACAGGTCCGGCAGTACGTCAGGAGTTGGATCCGACCAGGCATGGCCATGATAGACATCtg TGAGCGCCTGGAGAACTGTTCCCGGACGCTGATAAAGGAGGATGGCCTGAACGCAGGACTGGCCTTCCCGACGGGCTGCTCCCTCAACAACTGCGCCGCCCACTACACCCCCAACGCAGGCGACCCCACAGTCCTGCAGTATGACGACGTGTGTAAGATCGACTTCGGCACACACATCAATG gGCGGATCATTGATTGTGCCTTTACCGTCACCTTCAACCCAAAGTATGACCGGCTCCTGGAGGCTGTGAAAGACGCCACTGATACCGgcatcagg ATTGCTGGAATAGATGTGCGTCTCTGTGATGTGGGCGAGTCGATACAGGAAGTGATGGAGTCCTATGAGGTGGAGATTGATGGGAAAACATTCCAAG TGAAGCCTATCAGGAATCTGAATGGTCACTCTATTGGACAGTACAGGATCCACGCCGGAAAGACGGTCCCGATCGTGAAAGGAGGAGAAGCCACtaggatggag GAGAATGAGGTGTACGCTATCGAGACTTTCGGGAGCACAGGGAAGGGTGTCGTGCACGATGACATGGAGTGCTCTCATTACATGAAGAACTTTGACGTGGGACACGTCCCCATCAG GCTACCTCGTGCCAAGCACCTGCTGAACGTGATCAACGAGAACTTCGGCACGCTGGCATTTTGCCGCCGCTGGTTGGACAGGCTGGGCGAGAGCAAGTACCTGATGGCGCTCAAGAACCTGTGCGACCTGGGCATCATCGACCCATACCCGCCACTCTGTGACGCCAAGGGCAGCCACACAGCCCAGTTCGAGCACACCATTCTGCTGCGACCCACCTGCAAGGAGGTGGTCAGCAGGGGGGACgactactga